Proteins encoded in a region of the Solanum dulcamara chromosome 9, daSolDulc1.2, whole genome shotgun sequence genome:
- the LOC129902668 gene encoding BRI1 kinase inhibitor 1-like, with protein MDNMRVREEEFKQSNRENKKTEQIQQPQPPPSAAASPPSASSSPAHEFSFTISLHPTNSIKAPENKTKQNPNPNPNPNPNQNPSAIDLTPADEIFFHGHLLPLHLLSHLPVSPRSSTNSIDSSLPINKSEEKIQKSRDLDDDDDESYYDLNHSFHHHETTNSFNIPKDQKPKSKSFSIFGLPKRKKGEKEEKEKHRKLKFDVSQVLKRYMRMLRPFLSFGSRKNMEFHRQSYSFSGNLSFRGKNNNNSSKGIKRGAYSAPVSMKNSPTNSGLLVATPGGNYGNSSSSSSSDSTMEELQAAIQAAIAHCKKSSSSMEDKKIKISSA; from the coding sequence ATGGATAATATGAGAGTTAGAGAAGAAGAATTCAAGCAGAGCAATcgagaaaacaaaaaaacagaGCAGATACAACAGCCACAACCACCACCGTCTGCGGCGGCGTCACCACCGTCAGCTTCATCATCTCCGGCGCATGAATTTTCCTTCACAATTTCACTTCACCCAACAAATTCCATAAAAGCCCCTGAAAATAAAACCAAACAAAATCCGAACCCGAACCCAAACCCAAACCCGAATCAGAACCCATCCGCCATTGATTTAACTCCAGCTGATGAAATTTTCTTCCATGGCCATTTActtcctcttcatcttctttcCCATCTCCCTGTTTCACCCCGCTCTTCAACAAATTCCATTGACAGTTCACTCCCCATTAATAAATCAgaagaaaaaatccaaaaatccaGAGActtagatgatgatgatgatgagtctTATTATGATCTAAATCATAGTTTTCATCATCATGAAACAACAAATTCTTTTAACATACCAAAAGATCAAAAACCAAAATCCAAATCTTTTTCCATTTTTGGATTACCCAAAaggaaaaaaggggaaaaagaagagaaggaaaaaCACAGGAAGCTGAAATTTGATGTAAGTCAAGTTTTAAAGAGGTATATGAGAATGTTGAGGCCATTTTTGTCATTTGGAAGCAGAAAAAACATGGAATTTCATAGACAAAGTTATTCATTTTCTGGGAATTTGAGTTTTAGAGggaagaacaataataatagtagtaaagGAATAAAAAGAGGTGCATATTCAGCTCCAGTTTCTATGAAGAATTCACCAACAAATAGTGGATTACTTGTAGCAACACCAGGGGGTAATTATGGtaattcatcatcatcttcaAGTAGTGAtagtactatggaagaattacAGGCTGCTATTCAAGCTGCAATTGCTCATTGCAAGAAATCTAGTTCTTCAATGGAAGACAAgaaaatcaagatatcatcagcATGA
- the LOC129902505 gene encoding uncharacterized protein LOC129902505 isoform X3, with protein MNTVGRIGSYIGRGVSSVSGTFHPFGGAVDIIVVEQPDGSLKSSPWYVRFGKFQGVLKTREKVVNIAVNGVEASFHMYLDSRGRAFFIKEIDIEDGETLSSSSSSGEDTDGQSSSKRPTISKSCNYDAAESNSTTQFNVSGENALVRANSRRPGILGMVFRRKSMKKDRLPGEDNDASIRRTDSLECAEMAADLLEMKWSTNLTPKRYSRDYAIPVSSQDMSKGVREEDLQIYDKKSDTSSLAHDNMLDNLDFRELAREKDDGSHPSFQTQEKSVKETGRHALFSKSENATRVSVVQGVEDYSREESLRISGDSGELGVVNTDHDATGGTFIFEVANPCSKFVDSPEIEKHDSFTVSCLPKEEHETAAVQSFFYYETEENSTAVLDVSTEEFTQNLCASHDLEARMHTQTVLSLNELMSKGNSQPEEDLLFEKDPSNGFKVITNNTYPNSISHFLVSESGSLNSSAAEANLGCILPISCSSTSTYEDQDRKTSITDKATSKLGASSGDLGDPNESSGSLVPLSVSSSESLEEEHLVFGDIDDCCDTVARYTESTSSDYKEKEDYPPAPSGSPDIEDYRVPNYESGPTLIKSIQSDLPIVADGRKLKTVSSNVDIPAIVQDNGVMRIGRSLPNMWSHDNAFPSNPENLHSSIVLQTTEVGEFAEEVKNISATPEIERDPRSINSLGSSSWRSWSFSFKRSRSMKNSGLSRDEDVNSDAKNISKNTGGDRDKDVPRPKISKKKIMVTTPTPEQLATLNLKEGKNIVIFTFSTAMLGKQQVDARIYLWRWDSKVVISDVDGTITRSDVLGQFMPLVGMDWSQIGVTHLFSAIKENGYHLLFLSARAISQAYLTRQFLFNLMQNGEGLPEGPVLTSPDGIFPSLFREVVRRAPHEFKIACLEFAGYKSIVPF; from the exons ATGAATACTGTGGGGAGGATAGGTAGCTACATTGGGAGAGGGGTAAGTAGTGTTTCGGGGACTTTCCATCCATTTGGTGGTGCTGTAGATATCATAGTGGTGGAGCAGCCGGATGGGAGTTTGAAATCCTCTCCTTGGTATGTTCGATTTGGGAAGTTTCAGGGAGTTTTGAAGACAAGAGAAAAGGTGGTTAATATAGCTGTCAATGGCGTTGAAGCCAGTTTTCATATGTATTTAGATAGTAGGGGACGAGCTTTCTTTATAAAGGAGATAGATATAGAAGATGGGGAGACtttgtcttcttcttcatcctcaGGTGAGGATACTGATGGGCAAAGCAGTAGTAAGCGGCCAACAATATCAAAGAGTTGCAATTATGATGCTGCTGAATCTAATTCAACTACTCAGTTTAATGTGAGCGGTGAGAATGCCTTGGTGAGGGCCAATTCCCGAAGACCTGGGATTTTAGGCATGGTTTTCAGGAGGAAGTCGATGAAAAAAGACAGGCTTCCTGGGGAAGACAATGATGCCAGTATTAGGAGGACAGACTCGTTGGAATGTGCTGAAATGGCAGCTGATCTGTTAGAAATGAAGTGGTCTACTAATCTTACCCCCAAGAGGTACAGTAGAGATTATGCCATACCAGTTTCTTCCCAAGATATGTCGAAGGGTGTTAGAGAAGAGGACTTGCAAatatatgacaagaaaagtgaTACGAGTTCTCTTGCACATGATAACATGTTAGACAATCTTGATTTCCGGGAGCTTGCTCGTGAGAAGGATGATGGTTCTCATCCAAGCTTTCAGACTCAAGAGAAGTCTGTCAAGGAAACTGGTAGACATGCGTTATTTTCAAAATCTGAGAATGCCACAAGAGTGTCTGTTGTCCAAGGTGTTGAAGATTATAGTCGTGAAGAAAGCTTAAGAATTTCTGGTGATAGTGGTGAACTAGGCGTAGTTAACACTGATCATGATGCCACGGGCGGTACATTTATATTTGAGGTTGCGAACCCCTGTTCCAAATTTGTGGATTCCCCTGAGATAGAGAAACACGATTCTTTTACAGTTAGCTGTCTTCCCAAGGAGGAACATGAAACTGCTGCAGTCCAGTCCTTTTTCTATTATGAAACTGAAGAGAACTCGACAGCGGTGCTGGATGTTTCAACTGAAGAGTTTACTCAAAACTTGTGTGCTTCTCATGATCTCGAAGCTCGTATGCACACCCAAACAGTGCTCAGTCTGAACGAGTTGATGTCAAAGGGAAACTCTCAACCAGAAGAGGACTTATTATTTGAAAAAGATCCTTCAAATGGTTTCAAGGTTATAACCAACAATACTTATCCAAACTCAATCTCTCATTTTTTGGTCTCCGAGAGTGGTTCGTTAAATAGCTCTGCGGCAGAAGCAAATCTTGGGTGCATTTTACCCATCTCTTGTTCAAGCACCTCAACCTATGAAGATCAAGATCGGAAGACTAGCATAACAGATAAAGCAACAAGCAAGCTGGGAGCCTCTTCAGGGGATCTTGGTGATCCTAATGAATCTAGTGGCAGTTTGGTCCCTTTATCTGTTTCTTCATCAGAAAGCTTGGAGGAAGAGCACCTTGTCTTTGGTGATATTGATGATTGTTGCGACACTGTAGCCAGATACACGGAGTCCACTTCTTCAGATTATAAGGAAAAAGAAGATTACCCCCCTGCACCTTCAGGCTCTCCTGATATCGAAGACTATCGAGTACCAAACTATGAGTCTGGTCCTACTCTAATTAAGTCCATCCAAAGTGATCTGCCAATTGTTGCAGATGGAAGAAAACTCAAAACTGTATCAAGCAATGTTGACATTCCTGCAATAGTTCAGGACAATGGAGTTATGCGGATAGGCAGATCTTTACCCAATATGTGGTCTCATGATAATGCTTTTCCTTCTAACCCGGAGAACTTACATTCATCAATTGTACTACAGACAACAGAAGTTGGTGAGTTCGCGGAGGAGGTGAAAAATATTTCAGCCACCCCAGAAATTG AAAGAGATCCCAGATCCATTAATTCATTGGGTAGTAGTAGCTGGAGATCATGGTCTTTTTCTTTTAAGAGATCAAGAAGCATGAAAAATTCTGGGTTGTCCAGGGATGAAGATGTAAATTCTGAtgctaaaaatatttcaaaaaacaCAGGTGGTGATAGAGATAAAGATGTGCCAAGGCCAAAGATTtctaagaagaaaataatggtaACCACTCCAACACCTGAACAACTGGCTACTTTGAATCTGAAGGAGGGAAAGAATATAGTTATTTTCACATTCTCGACCGCAATGCTTGGGAAACAGCAG GTTGATGCACGTATATATTTGTGGAGATGGGACTCAAAAGTTGTAATATCTGATGTTGATGGAACAATTACGAG ATCTGATGTTCTAGGACAGTTCATGCCTTTGGTTGGGATGGATTGGTCACAGATAGGCGTTACGCATCTCTTTTCGGCTATCAAG GAGAACGGATATCATTTGCTTTTCCTAAGTGCACGTGCTATTTCACAGGCCTATCTCACTAGACAATTTCTCTTTAATCTTATGCAG AATGGAGAGGGATTACCAGAAGGACCAGTTCTTACATCACCTGATGGAATTTTCCCTTCTCTATTTCGAGAAG TGGTTAGAAGAGCTCCTCATGAATTCAAAATCGCTTGCTTAGAG
- the LOC129902505 gene encoding phosphatidate phosphatase PAH2-like isoform X1: MNTVGRIGSYIGRGVSSVSGTFHPFGGAVDIIVVEQPDGSLKSSPWYVRFGKFQGVLKTREKVVNIAVNGVEASFHMYLDSRGRAFFIKEIDIEDGETLSSSSSSGEDTDGQSSSKRPTISKSCNYDAAESNSTTQFNVSGENALVRANSRRPGILGMVFRRKSMKKDRLPGEDNDASIRRTDSLECAEMAADLLEMKWSTNLTPKRYSRDYAIPVSSQDMSKGVREEDLQIYDKKSDTSSLAHDNMLDNLDFRELAREKDDGSHPSFQTQEKSVKETGRHALFSKSENATRVSVVQGVEDYSREESLRISGDSGELGVVNTDHDATGGTFIFEVANPCSKFVDSPEIEKHDSFTVSCLPKEEHETAAVQSFFYYETEENSTAVLDVSTEEFTQNLCASHDLEARMHTQTVLSLNELMSKGNSQPEEDLLFEKDPSNGFKVITNNTYPNSISHFLVSESGSLNSSAAEANLGCILPISCSSTSTYEDQDRKTSITDKATSKLGASSGDLGDPNESSGSLVPLSVSSSESLEEEHLVFGDIDDCCDTVARYTESTSSDYKEKEDYPPAPSGSPDIEDYRVPNYESGPTLIKSIQSDLPIVADGRKLKTVSSNVDIPAIVQDNGVMRIGRSLPNMWSHDNAFPSNPENLHSSIVLQTTEVGEFAEEVKNISATPEIERDPRSINSLGSSSWRSWSFSFKRSRSMKNSGLSRDEDVNSDAKNISKNTGGDRDKDVPRPKISKKKIMVTTPTPEQLATLNLKEGKNIVIFTFSTAMLGKQQVDARIYLWRWDSKVVISDVDGTITRSDVLGQFMPLVGMDWSQIGVTHLFSAIKENGYHLLFLSARAISQAYLTRQFLFNLMQNGEGLPEGPVLTSPDGIFPSLFREVVRRAPHEFKIACLEDIKALFPSDRNPFPFYAGFGNRHTDEISYLKVGIPKGKIFTINPKGQIVVNRHIDTKSYTSLHSLVTAMFPAILSCEQEDFNVWNFWRLPPPYID, from the exons ATGAATACTGTGGGGAGGATAGGTAGCTACATTGGGAGAGGGGTAAGTAGTGTTTCGGGGACTTTCCATCCATTTGGTGGTGCTGTAGATATCATAGTGGTGGAGCAGCCGGATGGGAGTTTGAAATCCTCTCCTTGGTATGTTCGATTTGGGAAGTTTCAGGGAGTTTTGAAGACAAGAGAAAAGGTGGTTAATATAGCTGTCAATGGCGTTGAAGCCAGTTTTCATATGTATTTAGATAGTAGGGGACGAGCTTTCTTTATAAAGGAGATAGATATAGAAGATGGGGAGACtttgtcttcttcttcatcctcaGGTGAGGATACTGATGGGCAAAGCAGTAGTAAGCGGCCAACAATATCAAAGAGTTGCAATTATGATGCTGCTGAATCTAATTCAACTACTCAGTTTAATGTGAGCGGTGAGAATGCCTTGGTGAGGGCCAATTCCCGAAGACCTGGGATTTTAGGCATGGTTTTCAGGAGGAAGTCGATGAAAAAAGACAGGCTTCCTGGGGAAGACAATGATGCCAGTATTAGGAGGACAGACTCGTTGGAATGTGCTGAAATGGCAGCTGATCTGTTAGAAATGAAGTGGTCTACTAATCTTACCCCCAAGAGGTACAGTAGAGATTATGCCATACCAGTTTCTTCCCAAGATATGTCGAAGGGTGTTAGAGAAGAGGACTTGCAAatatatgacaagaaaagtgaTACGAGTTCTCTTGCACATGATAACATGTTAGACAATCTTGATTTCCGGGAGCTTGCTCGTGAGAAGGATGATGGTTCTCATCCAAGCTTTCAGACTCAAGAGAAGTCTGTCAAGGAAACTGGTAGACATGCGTTATTTTCAAAATCTGAGAATGCCACAAGAGTGTCTGTTGTCCAAGGTGTTGAAGATTATAGTCGTGAAGAAAGCTTAAGAATTTCTGGTGATAGTGGTGAACTAGGCGTAGTTAACACTGATCATGATGCCACGGGCGGTACATTTATATTTGAGGTTGCGAACCCCTGTTCCAAATTTGTGGATTCCCCTGAGATAGAGAAACACGATTCTTTTACAGTTAGCTGTCTTCCCAAGGAGGAACATGAAACTGCTGCAGTCCAGTCCTTTTTCTATTATGAAACTGAAGAGAACTCGACAGCGGTGCTGGATGTTTCAACTGAAGAGTTTACTCAAAACTTGTGTGCTTCTCATGATCTCGAAGCTCGTATGCACACCCAAACAGTGCTCAGTCTGAACGAGTTGATGTCAAAGGGAAACTCTCAACCAGAAGAGGACTTATTATTTGAAAAAGATCCTTCAAATGGTTTCAAGGTTATAACCAACAATACTTATCCAAACTCAATCTCTCATTTTTTGGTCTCCGAGAGTGGTTCGTTAAATAGCTCTGCGGCAGAAGCAAATCTTGGGTGCATTTTACCCATCTCTTGTTCAAGCACCTCAACCTATGAAGATCAAGATCGGAAGACTAGCATAACAGATAAAGCAACAAGCAAGCTGGGAGCCTCTTCAGGGGATCTTGGTGATCCTAATGAATCTAGTGGCAGTTTGGTCCCTTTATCTGTTTCTTCATCAGAAAGCTTGGAGGAAGAGCACCTTGTCTTTGGTGATATTGATGATTGTTGCGACACTGTAGCCAGATACACGGAGTCCACTTCTTCAGATTATAAGGAAAAAGAAGATTACCCCCCTGCACCTTCAGGCTCTCCTGATATCGAAGACTATCGAGTACCAAACTATGAGTCTGGTCCTACTCTAATTAAGTCCATCCAAAGTGATCTGCCAATTGTTGCAGATGGAAGAAAACTCAAAACTGTATCAAGCAATGTTGACATTCCTGCAATAGTTCAGGACAATGGAGTTATGCGGATAGGCAGATCTTTACCCAATATGTGGTCTCATGATAATGCTTTTCCTTCTAACCCGGAGAACTTACATTCATCAATTGTACTACAGACAACAGAAGTTGGTGAGTTCGCGGAGGAGGTGAAAAATATTTCAGCCACCCCAGAAATTG AAAGAGATCCCAGATCCATTAATTCATTGGGTAGTAGTAGCTGGAGATCATGGTCTTTTTCTTTTAAGAGATCAAGAAGCATGAAAAATTCTGGGTTGTCCAGGGATGAAGATGTAAATTCTGAtgctaaaaatatttcaaaaaacaCAGGTGGTGATAGAGATAAAGATGTGCCAAGGCCAAAGATTtctaagaagaaaataatggtaACCACTCCAACACCTGAACAACTGGCTACTTTGAATCTGAAGGAGGGAAAGAATATAGTTATTTTCACATTCTCGACCGCAATGCTTGGGAAACAGCAG GTTGATGCACGTATATATTTGTGGAGATGGGACTCAAAAGTTGTAATATCTGATGTTGATGGAACAATTACGAG ATCTGATGTTCTAGGACAGTTCATGCCTTTGGTTGGGATGGATTGGTCACAGATAGGCGTTACGCATCTCTTTTCGGCTATCAAG GAGAACGGATATCATTTGCTTTTCCTAAGTGCACGTGCTATTTCACAGGCCTATCTCACTAGACAATTTCTCTTTAATCTTATGCAG AATGGAGAGGGATTACCAGAAGGACCAGTTCTTACATCACCTGATGGAATTTTCCCTTCTCTATTTCGAGAAG TGGTTAGAAGAGCTCCTCATGAATTCAAAATCGCTTGCTTAGAG